From a region of the Lactuca sativa cultivar Salinas chromosome 4, Lsat_Salinas_v11, whole genome shotgun sequence genome:
- the LOC111906436 gene encoding uncharacterized protein LOC111906436, translated as MQVNDMLNDNNYNEWKHEMTNFLLAKNKIGLIDGTIKKPEKESPTHMAWVRADAMVKGWLTTAMEKEIRTSVRYANTSSEIWKDLGERFEKEGAPRAYELKQLLNATRQGGMSVSNYYTKLRSLWDEIQVVLPLPQCVCDGCECAIGKQLNEVKEKERTYEFLMGLDDEFSVIRTQVLAMKPTPSLAATYHLVAEDEQQRAITGGTKRPGSEASTFQANYGETKVQRQSQWKQNTQAINKAAPKPTKTENEKKEKCSFCQREGHVKEGCFKLIGYPEWWRGNRDKGVPKAACVKAISSPILGLTNEQY; from the coding sequence ATGCAAGTGAATGACATGCTGAATGATAACAATTACAACGAGTGGAAGCATGAGATGACCAACTTTCTCCTTGCAAAAAACAAGATTGGACTAATCGACGGCACCATCAAGAAACCAGAGAAGGAATCGCCAACACACATGGCTTGGGTTCGAGCCGATGCCATGGTCAAGGGTTGGCTAACGACTGCAATGGAAAAGGAGATTCGCACCAGCGTAAGATATGCCAATACCTCTTCTGAAATCTGGAAGGACCTAGGGGAGCGATTTGAAAAGGAAGGAGCACCGAGGGCTTATGAGTTAAAACAATTACTCAACGCAACACGACAGGGAGGTATGTCAGTTTCCAATTACTATACGAAGCTAAGGTCTCTTTGGGATGAAATTCAAGTTGTCCTACCCTTGCCACAGTGTGTGTGTGATGGGTGCGAGTGTGCCATTGGGAAACAATTGAATGAAGTAAAGGAGAAAGAGAGGACTTATGAATTCCTCATGGGACTTGATGACGAGTTTTCTGTCATTCGAACTCAGGTCTTAGCCATGAAACCAACACCGTCGCTTGCAGCCACTTACCACTTAGTGGCAGAAGATGAACAACAGAGAGCGATCACAGGTGGAACAAAGAGACCGGGGTCAGAAGCTTCAACTTTTCAGGCCAACTATGGTGAGACAAAAGTTCAACGACAATCACAATGGAAACAAAATACACAGGCAATCAACAAGGCGGCTCCAAAACCAACAAAAACCGAgaatgaaaagaaagaaaaatgcaGTTTTTGTCAAAGAGAAGGTCATGTGAAGGAAGGGTGTTTCAAGCTGATAGGATACCCTGAGTGGTGGCGTGGTAATCGAGACAAAGGAGTGCCAAAAGCCGCCTGCGTTAAAGCAATATCTAGCCCAATTCTGGGGTTGACAAATGAACAATATTAA
- the LOC111906418 gene encoding uncharacterized protein LOC111906418 isoform X2: MIPGSRYSKLSIVVCSLIGCLIMFHFYFLNQSQQSQTGVPQMQSNYHPLYRELIEVEDDTIKIPPPRKRSPRAIKRKPKRPTTLIEEFLDESSQLRYLFFPGVKTAIDPMKDGGNESFYYHPGRIWLDTDGNPIQAHGGGILYDDRSSMYYWYGEYKDGPTYHAHKKAAARVDIIGVGCYSSKDLWKWKNEGIVLPAEQTDETHDLHISNVLERPKVIYNQNTNKYIMWMHIDDTNYTKAAVGIAVSDSPTGPFTYIKSTRPHDSDSRDMTIFKDDDNTAYLIYSSDDNSELHIGPLTQDYLDVTPVVRRVLVGQHREAPALFKHEGTYYMVTSGCTGWAPNEALAHAAENIMGPWETMGNPCVGGNKVFRLTTFFAQSTFVFPLPGFPGVFVFMADRWNPADLRDSRYVWLPLLVGGPVDRPLDYSFGFPLWPRVSIYWHKRWRLPYKLSAKK; encoded by the exons ATGATTCCAG GAAGCAGATATAGCAAGTTATCAATCGTGGTATGCAGCCTCATAGGATGCCTAATTATGTTCCACTTCTACTTCTTGaatcaaagtcaacaaagtcaaactGGAGTTCCACAAATGCAATCAAATTATCATCCATTATATCGTGAACTCATAGAAGTTGAAGATGACACCATTAAAATCCCACCACCAAGGAAAAGATCACCACGTGCTATAAAACGAAAACCTAAAAGGCCAACCACATTGATTGAGGAGTTTCTTGATGAATCTTCTCAACTTAGATACTTATTCTTTCCTGGTGTAAAAACAGCCATTGATCCGATGAAAGATGGTGGAAATGAGAGTTTTTATTATCATCCTGGAAGGATTTGGTTGGATACTGATGGGAATCCTATTCAAGCTCATGGAGGTGGGATTCTGTATGATGATAGATCATCAATGTACTATTGGTATGGTGAATATAAAGATGGGCCCACTTATCATGCTCACAAAAAGGCTGCAGCCCGG GTTGACATCATAGGAGTAGGTTGCTATTCTTCGAAAGATCTCTGGAAATGGAAAAACGAGGGAATCGTTTTACCCGCAGAACAAACCGACGAAACTCACGATCTCCAcatttccaatgttttagaacgCCCAAAAGTAATCTACAACCAAAACACAAACAAATACATAATGTGGATGCACATCGACGACACCAACTACACCAAAGCCGCAGTCGGAATCGCCGTTTCCGATTCCCCCACCGGCCCCTTCACCTACATCAAATCCACCCGACCGCACGATTCCGATTCCCGCGACATGACAATCTTCAAAGACGATGACAACACCGCCTATTTAATATATTCTTCTGACGACAACTCCGAGTTGCACATCGGGCCCCTCACACAGGACTACCTCGATGTGACACCCGTTGTCAGACGGGTGCTGGTGGGCCAGCACCGCGAAGCGCCAGCCCTTTTCAAACATGAAGGTACCTATTACATGGTCACTTCGGGTTGTACGGGCTGGGCTCCAAATGAGGCGCTGGCCCACGCTGCTGAGAATATTATGGGGCCGTGGGAGACTATGGGGAACCCGTGTGTCGGGGGTAATAAGGTCTTTCGACTTACGACTTTTTTTGCGCAAAGTACGTTTGTGTTTCCGTTACCCGGGTTTCCGGGTGTTTTTGTGTTTATGGCGGATAGATGGAATCCGGCGGATTTGAGGGATTCAAGATACGTGTGGCTGCCTTTGTTGGTTGGTGGACCGGTTGACAGACCGCTTGATTATTCGTTTGGGTTCCCGTTGTGGCCACGGGTTTCCATTTATTGGCATAAGAGATGGAGACTTCCGTATAAATTGAGTGCGAAgaaatga
- the LOC111906418 gene encoding uncharacterized protein LOC111906418 isoform X1, whose protein sequence is MENKMRMRNKYRKPTTLHCYAGSRYSKLSIVVCSLIGCLIMFHFYFLNQSQQSQTGVPQMQSNYHPLYRELIEVEDDTIKIPPPRKRSPRAIKRKPKRPTTLIEEFLDESSQLRYLFFPGVKTAIDPMKDGGNESFYYHPGRIWLDTDGNPIQAHGGGILYDDRSSMYYWYGEYKDGPTYHAHKKAAARVDIIGVGCYSSKDLWKWKNEGIVLPAEQTDETHDLHISNVLERPKVIYNQNTNKYIMWMHIDDTNYTKAAVGIAVSDSPTGPFTYIKSTRPHDSDSRDMTIFKDDDNTAYLIYSSDDNSELHIGPLTQDYLDVTPVVRRVLVGQHREAPALFKHEGTYYMVTSGCTGWAPNEALAHAAENIMGPWETMGNPCVGGNKVFRLTTFFAQSTFVFPLPGFPGVFVFMADRWNPADLRDSRYVWLPLLVGGPVDRPLDYSFGFPLWPRVSIYWHKRWRLPYKLSAKK, encoded by the exons ATGGAGAACAAAATGAGGATGAGGAACAAATACAGGAAACCAACCACTTTACATTGCTATGCAGGAAGCAGATATAGCAAGTTATCAATCGTGGTATGCAGCCTCATAGGATGCCTAATTATGTTCCACTTCTACTTCTTGaatcaaagtcaacaaagtcaaactGGAGTTCCACAAATGCAATCAAATTATCATCCATTATATCGTGAACTCATAGAAGTTGAAGATGACACCATTAAAATCCCACCACCAAGGAAAAGATCACCACGTGCTATAAAACGAAAACCTAAAAGGCCAACCACATTGATTGAGGAGTTTCTTGATGAATCTTCTCAACTTAGATACTTATTCTTTCCTGGTGTAAAAACAGCCATTGATCCGATGAAAGATGGTGGAAATGAGAGTTTTTATTATCATCCTGGAAGGATTTGGTTGGATACTGATGGGAATCCTATTCAAGCTCATGGAGGTGGGATTCTGTATGATGATAGATCATCAATGTACTATTGGTATGGTGAATATAAAGATGGGCCCACTTATCATGCTCACAAAAAGGCTGCAGCCCGG GTTGACATCATAGGAGTAGGTTGCTATTCTTCGAAAGATCTCTGGAAATGGAAAAACGAGGGAATCGTTTTACCCGCAGAACAAACCGACGAAACTCACGATCTCCAcatttccaatgttttagaacgCCCAAAAGTAATCTACAACCAAAACACAAACAAATACATAATGTGGATGCACATCGACGACACCAACTACACCAAAGCCGCAGTCGGAATCGCCGTTTCCGATTCCCCCACCGGCCCCTTCACCTACATCAAATCCACCCGACCGCACGATTCCGATTCCCGCGACATGACAATCTTCAAAGACGATGACAACACCGCCTATTTAATATATTCTTCTGACGACAACTCCGAGTTGCACATCGGGCCCCTCACACAGGACTACCTCGATGTGACACCCGTTGTCAGACGGGTGCTGGTGGGCCAGCACCGCGAAGCGCCAGCCCTTTTCAAACATGAAGGTACCTATTACATGGTCACTTCGGGTTGTACGGGCTGGGCTCCAAATGAGGCGCTGGCCCACGCTGCTGAGAATATTATGGGGCCGTGGGAGACTATGGGGAACCCGTGTGTCGGGGGTAATAAGGTCTTTCGACTTACGACTTTTTTTGCGCAAAGTACGTTTGTGTTTCCGTTACCCGGGTTTCCGGGTGTTTTTGTGTTTATGGCGGATAGATGGAATCCGGCGGATTTGAGGGATTCAAGATACGTGTGGCTGCCTTTGTTGGTTGGTGGACCGGTTGACAGACCGCTTGATTATTCGTTTGGGTTCCCGTTGTGGCCACGGGTTTCCATTTATTGGCATAAGAGATGGAGACTTCCGTATAAATTGAGTGCGAAgaaatga
- the LOC111906417 gene encoding BTB/POZ domain-containing protein At3g49900 gives MESTVADLEGWPNLKVVETIYEEDSGDSSSSSSTTTPSPSSPPPTSSPSTTSLRSRVKLWSFNNGVETNVIVHVQGSTFHLHKDPLTQCSRYLKRQLTESSEVSLSPALKITPHTFTLVVDYCYGGNLFLTPFNLASLLLASDLLEMTDGADNVENLRRKTEAYFHRTVAGDRDYATVVLKSCIELLPEVETRTGLLSKCIEALRINREVGDGDVFNWFDGVQELSGEEFRLVVGALHQKVAGSHDLLYRIIDFYFKEEGGKMTEEEGSKICNYIDCSNLSSQILMHAVQNPRMPLRFVVQAMFIEQLNTRRSVFSAAKTLKNQNHPIKQPAAGATTVTLGAILQRDAARRQVAHLKATMDYTSTRIQSLEEELNGMRKILNKSDTGQITDRVKSESFRFSSETERRVERGQRGSVSSGSFRAVDMENGSDHSSDQGSPRRFGKRVMNGLKSAFRKSGLGRTRNEIKKDN, from the exons ATGGAATCCACGGTGGCTGATTTGGAGGGCTGGCCAAATCTCAAGGTGGTGGAAACCATCTACGAGGAAGATTCCGGcgactcctcctcctcctcctccaccaccaccccttcTCCCTCCTCTCCTCCACCTACCTCCTCCCCTTCCACCACCTCTCTCCGTTCCCGAGTTAAACTTTG GTCCTTCAATAATGGAGTTGAAACCAATGTGATTGTACATGTTCAAGGGTCAACTTTTCACTTACACAAG GATCCTCTGACGCAATGCAGTAGATATCTGAAACGGCAATTAACGGAGTCCTCAGAAGTGTCTCTTTCGCCGGCGTTAAAGATAACGCCTCACACATTTACTCTCGTCGTCGACTACTGCTACGGTGGCAACCTCTTCCTTACGCCGTTCAACCTCGCTTCTCTTTTACTCGCCTCCGATTTGCTCGAAATGACTGATGGTGCAGACAACGTTGAGAATCTCCGGCGGAAGACGGAGGCGTACTTTCACCGGACAGTGGCCGGTGATCGTGATTACGCGACGGTGGTGTTAAAGTCATGCATTGAACTTTTGCCGGAGGTAGAGACGAGAACAGGGCTTTTAAGCAAGTGTATAGAGGCTTTGAGGATAAATCGAGAAGTCGGCGACGGTGATGTTTTTAATTGGTTTGATGGCGTTCAGGAGTTGTCCGGTGAAGAGTTCCGGTTAGTCGTCGGGGCTTTGCACCAGAAGGTCGCCGGTAGTCATGATCTTCTTTATAGAATCATCGACTTCTATTTCAAG GAAGAAGGCGGGAAGATGACGGAGGAAGAAGGAAGCAAGATCTGTAATTACATCGACTGTTCAAATCTATCTTCTCAAATCCTGATGCACGCAGTTCAAAACCCTAGAATGCCATTAAGATTCGTGGTTCAAGCTATGTTTATCGAGCAACTAAACACTCGTCGTTCCGTTTTCTCCGCCGCCAAAACTCTCAAAAACCAAAACCACCCTATAAAACAACCGGCCGCCGGCGCCACCACCGTCACCCTCGGCGCCATACTCCAACGCGACGCCGCGCGACGCCAAGTTGCGCACCTGAAAGCCACCATGGACTACACGAGCACCCGTATTCAAAGCTTGGAAGAAGAGCTGAATGGGATGAGGAAGATCCTGAACAAATCGGATACGGGTCAAATTACGGATCGGGTTAAATCCGAGAGTTTCCGGTTTAGCTCCGAGACTGAGAGGAGGGTAGAGAGAGGGCAAAGAGGGTCGGTTTCTTCGGGTAGTTTTCGGGCCGTGGATATGGAAAATGGGTCGGATCATTCGAGTGATCAAGGGAGTCCCAGGCGTTTCGGGAAGCGTGTAATGAATGGGTTAAAGAGTGCATTCCGGAAATCGGGTTTGGGTCGGACTCGGAATGAAATTAAAAAGGATAATTAG